The Candidatus Eisenbacteria bacterium genomic sequence TCGGGACCCCACCCCCCCGCCACGTCAACGTCGGGTATTGCTGGCGGCGCGACGTCGCACTGAAGGCGCCCCAGGACTTGCCTGCCGGACTCTCGGCACGCGCGCCGAGCAGTCGACAGCATGCGGCGCCGCTCGATGGTCTGGCACAGGCGCTCGAGCTGCAGGACATCGGCACGGACCAGGTCGCCGCGATCGCGTTCGGGGCGTGGGCCTTCGACGGCGACTGGGATCGCTCGACGCGCACGAAGTCCGTTACAGAAGGACTGGGCCGAAGTAGAAGCCAACGAACGATGCAGCCCGGAACAGGGTCGTGCGGGTCGGGCGGCAGCGCGTCCCTCGAGCCGCGGTCATGGGAGTCCCGGTCCTCGTTCAGGCCGCGACGAGGGCAGCCAGGTCGAAGCGCGCTCCCTTGAAGGTGCCGCAAAGGCGCACGTTTCCGTGGTTCACCATGTAGACGACGGTCGCGATCACCTCATTGTCCGAGTGCGCGTGCTCTGCAACCGCATTCACGAGATCGAGGAGCGTGACGTTCCGTGCCATCGCTGTACCCTCCTGCCAACGACCCGATCGCAAGTTCGATACCAGGGACGGATGAGCTCTGAGCCGGCCGCTTGCCCGCCGGCCGGTCGATATCCCGGCAGTCGTGCCGCGCGGTCGGCACGCGACCTCCCGCCGGACGGCCACTGGCGCTCCCGCACCCTTTACGGTCGGGTGGCATGGTCGTTGCGATACCGCAGCGCCGATGACGACTCATCGAACCGTATCGGGGGGCCGTGCGATCGGCGCCATCGCCATGGTCGCAGCGCTTTACTGCAAGAGAACCGAAGCGGACGAGAACATCCTCCACGTTCATTCCCCCCTGATCACAGGAGTCTGTGACCCGTCCGAAGCCGGATCAACGTCTGGATCACGCTGAAGAGGACCGCGCCCGACACGCCGAACATCAGCATCCCGGCGAGGGCCTCGAGCGGCGCGAGGAGTCTCCAGGCGGGTGACATGACGACACCACTGTCGCCGAGCGTGGTGAAGTTCATTGCCGAGTGGTAGAGCGCGACGGTGAAGCCGTCGAACTCGCCGCAACGGATGAAGAGCTCCGCCCATGCAGCGATCTGGACGAGCTGTGCGGCAGCTAGGAGAAGTAGAGTCCGCACGATCACGCCGATGTTGTGCAGCCATCGGTCGATCCCGTTCGGCCCTTCAGTCTCTCGATGGATGAAACGACTGATCGCCGTGATCGCCAAGGCCTGGACCACGACCATCGCGACGAGCATTAGGCATCCAACCGCCAGTGGAGCACCGAGGGTCATTCCCGTAGCATTCGCACGGTCCGCATCAACAGCCCACATTCTACAGTCAACCCCGCGGCGCTCTCGGCGTGCAGGATACACGCCATCGCAAGCGCCTCGTCCGGAGCCCGTCGAGAGCCCGGCCGTGCCGAGCCGTCGGCACCTTTGACGGCGGCTCGTCAGCTCCGGCCGGGTACGGGACCGACCGACGTCGAAAACTCTCGCGGAACGCCGGTTCTTGCCGCGGCATGGCGTCTGCAGAGGGCGTCCTTCACGATCTCGGCGGCGACCTGCACCCGCGGTATCGTCGAGGCCGGATGACGACAAGGAAGTCATCGTCATGAGCGAAGATCACGTCGGGAGGACACGATGCAGGTAGGGGTGATCGGTCTCGGGCGAATGGGCGCCAACATGGTACGGCGCTGGCTGCGCGGCGGGCACGACTGCGTCGTGCACGACGTATCCCCCGACGCGGTCCGTGCGCTCGCCGGCGA encodes the following:
- a CDS encoding ion channel yields the protein MLVAMVVVQALAITAISRFIHRETEGPNGIDRWLHNIGVIVRTLLLLAAAQLVQIAAWAELFIRCGEFDGFTVALYHSAMNFTTLGDSGVVMSPAWRLLAPLEALAGMLMFGVSGAVLFSVIQTLIRLRTGHRLL